The Streptomyces sp. Alt3 genome has a segment encoding these proteins:
- a CDS encoding alpha/beta fold hydrolase produces MSAATAAEPVHVEEAGTHGPLLLCLHGIGSSSAAFAPQLAELSSYVRVVAWDAPGYARSPDPAGPMSLDDYADAAAALIRERAGSAHVLGVSWGGVIALRLATRHPGLVDSLIIADSSPGSGTDGTRAAAMRARADDLAALGPRAFAEARGPRLVSPDAPPDLVRRVVDTMASSVRLPGYAYAAESMASADLRAELPSIAAPTLVLCGEQDRVTGTEASQAVAGAIHRTAYVVVKDAGHLANQEQPGHFDAWVLSRLRITASIPE; encoded by the coding sequence GTGAGCGCCGCCACCGCGGCCGAACCCGTCCACGTCGAGGAGGCAGGCACCCACGGGCCCCTGCTGCTGTGCCTGCACGGCATCGGCTCCTCCTCGGCCGCCTTCGCCCCGCAGCTCGCCGAACTCTCCTCCTACGTAAGGGTCGTGGCCTGGGACGCCCCCGGGTACGCCAGGTCGCCCGACCCCGCCGGGCCGATGAGCCTCGACGACTACGCGGACGCCGCTGCCGCGCTCATCCGTGAACGCGCCGGCAGCGCCCACGTCCTCGGCGTCTCCTGGGGCGGAGTGATCGCGCTGCGGCTCGCCACCCGCCACCCTGGCCTGGTCGACTCGCTGATCATCGCCGACTCCAGCCCCGGATCGGGAACGGACGGGACCAGGGCGGCCGCCATGCGGGCCAGGGCCGACGACCTCGCCGCGCTGGGTCCCCGCGCGTTCGCCGAGGCCCGGGGCCCGCGCCTCGTGTCGCCCGACGCGCCGCCCGACCTGGTGCGCCGCGTCGTCGACACCATGGCCTCCTCGGTGCGGCTGCCGGGCTACGCGTACGCCGCCGAGTCCATGGCCTCGGCCGACCTGCGCGCCGAACTCCCCTCGATCGCCGCGCCCACCCTCGTGCTCTGCGGCGAACAGGACCGGGTCACCGGCACCGAGGCGAGCCAGGCCGTCGCCGGGGCCATCCACAGGACCGCCTACGTGGTCGTCAAGGACGCCGGTCACCTGGCCAACCAGGAGCAGCCGGGCCACTTCGACGCCTGGGTGCTCTCCCGCCTCCGCATCACCGCATCCATCCCCGAGTAG
- a CDS encoding aspartate dehydrogenase domain-containing protein yields the protein MSTVRKVAVIGWGAIGRVVGTALAEGRVTGAELVRIVDNRPLGEAAPVRQATFEEALEVCDLVVEAAGQGVVREWGERVLASGTDLLIASTGALTDDELTKRLLAAGPGRVYFTGGAVGGLDLLQAVRALGPLDHVRLTTTKLPSTLEQPWMDDELLGRMRTATGPVEVMSGTAREVPVRFPKSTNVAASVALAVGDLDAVRVQVVADPAAHHTRHVIEASGGHGSYRFEVAHLPDPGNPATSQVVPYAVLRSLAALAGRTGQIL from the coding sequence ATGAGCACCGTACGCAAGGTCGCCGTCATCGGCTGGGGAGCCATCGGCCGGGTCGTCGGCACCGCCCTCGCCGAAGGCCGCGTGACCGGCGCCGAGCTGGTCCGCATCGTAGACAACCGTCCGCTCGGAGAGGCCGCTCCCGTGCGGCAGGCCACCTTCGAGGAGGCCCTCGAAGTCTGCGACCTGGTCGTCGAGGCCGCCGGGCAGGGCGTCGTACGGGAGTGGGGCGAGCGTGTCCTGGCCTCCGGCACCGATCTGCTGATCGCCTCCACCGGAGCGCTGACCGACGACGAGCTCACGAAGCGGCTGCTGGCGGCAGGCCCCGGCCGCGTGTACTTCACCGGCGGGGCCGTCGGCGGACTCGACCTGCTGCAGGCGGTGCGCGCCCTGGGCCCGCTCGACCACGTCCGGCTGACCACCACCAAGCTGCCGTCCACACTCGAACAGCCTTGGATGGACGACGAGTTGCTGGGACGCATGCGGACGGCGACCGGACCGGTCGAGGTGATGTCCGGGACCGCCCGCGAAGTCCCCGTCAGATTCCCCAAGTCGACGAACGTGGCCGCCTCGGTCGCGCTGGCCGTCGGCGACCTGGACGCTGTGCGGGTCCAGGTCGTCGCCGACCCGGCGGCGCACCACACGCGCCATGTCATCGAGGCGTCCGGCGGGCACGGCTCGTACCGCTTCGAGGTCGCGCACCTGCCCGATCCCGGCAACCCCGCGACCAGCCAGGTGGTGCCGTACGCGGTGCTCCGCAGCCTGGCCGCGCTCGCCGGCCGGACCGGGCAGATCCTGTGA
- a CDS encoding glyceraldehyde-3-phosphate dehydrogenase produces MTATEDSFTNWKTREEIAESMIPVIGKLHRERDVTILLHSRSLVNKSVVSILKTHRFARQIAGAELSVTETLPFLHALTALDLGPSQIDLGILAAAYRSDDRGLSVDDFTAEAVAGATGENKTERREARDVVLYGFGRIGRLLARLLIEKTGSGNGLRLRAIVVRQGAGQDIVKRASLLRRDSIHGQFQGTITVDEANSRIIANGNEIQVIYSDDPTTVDYTAHGIKNAILIDNTGRWRDREGLSRHLRPGISKVVLTAPGKGDVPNIVHGVNQDMIKPDEQIISCASCTTNAIVPPLKAMADEYGVLRGHVETVHSFTNDQNLLDNYHNSDRRGRSAPLNMVITETGAASAVTKALPDLDAKITGSSIRVPVPDVSIAILNLQLARGTSREEVLEYLRNVSLTSPLRRQIDFITAPDAVSSDFIGSRHASIVDAGATKVEGDNAILYLWYDNEFGYSSQVIRVVQHVSGVEYPTYPAPAA; encoded by the coding sequence GTGACTGCCACCGAGGACTCGTTCACCAATTGGAAGACCCGCGAGGAGATCGCGGAGTCGATGATCCCGGTCATCGGAAAACTGCACCGGGAGCGGGACGTCACGATCCTGCTCCACAGCCGCTCGCTGGTGAACAAGTCGGTGGTCAGCATCCTCAAGACCCACCGGTTCGCACGGCAGATAGCCGGCGCGGAGCTCTCGGTCACCGAGACGCTGCCGTTCCTGCACGCGCTCACCGCGCTCGACCTCGGCCCCTCTCAGATCGATCTCGGCATCCTCGCCGCGGCGTACCGGAGCGACGACCGCGGCCTGTCGGTGGACGACTTCACCGCCGAGGCCGTGGCCGGCGCGACGGGCGAGAACAAGACGGAGCGCCGCGAGGCGCGAGACGTGGTCCTCTACGGCTTCGGCCGCATCGGCCGCCTCCTGGCCCGACTGCTCATCGAGAAGACCGGCTCCGGCAACGGCCTGCGCCTGCGCGCCATCGTGGTGCGCCAGGGCGCCGGGCAGGACATCGTGAAGCGTGCCTCCCTGCTGCGCCGCGACTCCATCCACGGCCAGTTCCAGGGCACCATCACCGTCGACGAGGCGAACAGCAGGATCATCGCCAACGGCAACGAGATCCAGGTGATCTACTCAGACGACCCGACGACCGTGGACTACACGGCGCACGGGATCAAGAACGCCATCCTCATCGACAACACGGGGCGCTGGCGCGACCGCGAGGGCCTGTCCAGGCACCTCCGCCCCGGCATCTCGAAGGTCGTCCTGACCGCCCCGGGCAAGGGCGACGTCCCCAACATCGTGCACGGCGTCAACCAGGACATGATCAAGCCGGACGAGCAGATCATCTCCTGCGCCTCGTGCACCACCAATGCGATCGTCCCGCCGCTCAAGGCGATGGCGGACGAGTACGGCGTGCTGCGCGGCCACGTGGAGACCGTCCACTCGTTCACCAACGACCAGAACCTGCTGGACAATTACCACAACTCCGACCGTCGCGGCCGGTCGGCGCCGCTCAACATGGTCATCACCGAGACGGGTGCCGCGTCCGCCGTCACCAAGGCGCTGCCCGACCTCGACGCGAAGATCACGGGCAGCTCGATCCGCGTCCCCGTTCCGGACGTCTCGATCGCGATCCTGAACCTGCAGCTGGCACGAGGCACCAGCCGGGAGGAGGTCCTGGAATACCTCCGCAACGTGTCGCTGACCTCGCCCCTCAGGCGCCAGATCGACTTCATCACCGCGCCCGACGCGGTGTCGAGCGACTTCATCGGCTCCCGTCACGCGTCGATCGTCGACGCGGGCGCCACCAAGGTCGAGGGCGACAACGCGATCCTCTACCTCTGGTACGACAACGAGTTCGGCTACTCCTCGCAGGTCATCCGGGTGGTGCAGCACGTCTCGGGAGTCGAGTACCCGACCTACCCGGCCCCGGCGGCCTGA
- a CDS encoding alpha/beta hydrolase, with translation MSHTHTRRTVLATGALLGAGTLLGAAAPAGAEGKVLAERRRDERLVELTIDSPALGGRSTVALLTPRGWDRRKPGDRWPTLYLLAGGDGDHTTWTNLFKVQELPELRDVLVVMPGMPLFGFWTDWWNHGEEGTPRVRTYFLREVMPLVERDYGAGPNRAVAGESQGGFGALGMAARVPGLFGAVAAFGAPVHPVRHPEMWLSGAEYVGVDGYAVFGDPWTRWQTWLDWDPYHHAAGLRRTPVHLASGDGRPGPLDGDEPDPHIPGTEKWVALADEGVVSVTEAVCGEETRMLADRLRSLGAPVTTHFYPGGHSGTYGYRELRRALPVLTAALRR, from the coding sequence ATGTCGCACACTCACACTCGCCGCACCGTCCTGGCGACCGGGGCCCTGCTGGGCGCCGGCACGCTGCTCGGCGCCGCCGCCCCCGCCGGAGCCGAGGGGAAGGTCCTCGCCGAACGGCGTCGGGACGAACGGCTGGTCGAGCTCACCATCGACTCCCCCGCTCTCGGTGGCCGGAGCACCGTCGCCCTGCTGACCCCGCGCGGCTGGGACCGGCGAAAGCCCGGTGACCGGTGGCCGACCCTCTATCTCCTGGCCGGAGGTGACGGGGACCACACGACGTGGACGAACCTCTTCAAGGTGCAGGAGCTCCCCGAACTGCGCGACGTACTGGTGGTGATGCCGGGCATGCCGCTCTTCGGGTTCTGGACCGACTGGTGGAACCACGGCGAGGAGGGCACGCCACGGGTGCGCACGTACTTCCTGCGTGAGGTGATGCCCCTGGTGGAGCGGGACTACGGGGCGGGGCCGAACCGAGCCGTCGCGGGGGAGTCCCAGGGAGGATTCGGAGCTCTGGGCATGGCGGCCCGGGTGCCTGGACTGTTCGGTGCCGTAGCCGCGTTCGGGGCACCGGTACACCCGGTGCGGCACCCGGAGATGTGGCTCTCCGGGGCGGAGTACGTCGGTGTGGACGGCTACGCCGTCTTCGGTGACCCGTGGACCCGGTGGCAGACCTGGCTCGACTGGGATCCGTACCACCACGCCGCGGGGCTGCGTCGCACGCCGGTCCACCTGGCCTCGGGCGACGGTAGGCCCGGCCCGCTCGACGGGGACGAGCCCGACCCCCACATCCCCGGCACCGAGAAGTGGGTGGCGCTCGCCGACGAAGGTGTCGTGTCCGTCACCGAGGCCGTCTGCGGGGAGGAGACGCGGATGCTCGCGGACCGGCTCAGGTCTCTCGGCGCACCCGTCACCACCCACTTCTATCCGGGCGGACACAGCGGTACGTACGGGTACAGGGAGTTGCGACGCGCGCTGCCTGTGCTGACGGCCGCCCTGCGCAGGTGA
- a CDS encoding VOC family protein: MHQPPPGPIARLRSLRYVELHTPAFTEAADFYEDVWGLETVESDTGSRWLRGTSDEHHVLRLTERDRVGLGRIAFAVATPAEVDQAARRLEARSLVPVTGPGPLDQAGGGYGLRFTDPEGRLIEISAQVDAVVPRGRGGAVPVGVTHAVLNTTDIDAAVAFYCDVLGLRVSDWSEHQMAFLRCNSDHHCIAFNQAEWTSLNHVAYEMTSVDHFMRGLGRLRHHGITPQWGPGRHGPGNNTFSYFTDPSGLVCEYTSEVAQIVEDAWIARVWRRVPELSDLWGTAGPPSKEIRRSMAGSPDPGPLAGSDGQGPGPLVPVDAQEATA; the protein is encoded by the coding sequence ATGCACCAACCGCCGCCCGGTCCGATCGCCCGGCTCCGCTCGCTGCGCTACGTCGAACTGCACACCCCCGCCTTCACCGAGGCCGCCGACTTCTACGAGGACGTCTGGGGCCTGGAGACCGTCGAGTCCGACACCGGATCCCGCTGGCTCCGGGGCACGAGCGACGAGCACCACGTCCTGCGCCTGACGGAGCGGGACCGGGTCGGCCTCGGCAGGATCGCCTTCGCCGTCGCCACGCCCGCCGAGGTCGACCAGGCGGCGCGGCGCCTCGAAGCGCGCTCCCTCGTGCCCGTCACCGGGCCCGGCCCGCTGGACCAGGCGGGCGGCGGCTACGGACTGAGGTTCACCGACCCCGAGGGCCGCCTCATCGAGATCAGCGCCCAGGTCGACGCGGTCGTACCGCGGGGCAGGGGCGGCGCCGTGCCTGTCGGGGTGACGCACGCCGTGCTCAACACCACCGACATCGACGCGGCGGTCGCCTTCTACTGCGACGTGCTCGGCCTCCGTGTCTCCGACTGGTCCGAGCATCAGATGGCGTTTCTCCGGTGCAACAGCGACCACCACTGCATCGCCTTCAACCAGGCGGAGTGGACCTCGCTGAACCACGTGGCGTACGAGATGACCTCGGTCGACCACTTCATGCGGGGCCTCGGGCGCCTGCGCCACCACGGCATCACCCCGCAGTGGGGCCCCGGCCGGCACGGACCCGGCAACAACACCTTCTCGTACTTCACCGACCCCTCCGGCCTGGTCTGTGAGTACACCTCCGAGGTCGCCCAGATCGTCGAGGACGCCTGGATCGCCCGGGTGTGGCGACGGGTCCCGGAGTTGTCCGACCTGTGGGGGACGGCCGGACCGCCGTCGAAGGAGATCCGCCGCAGCATGGCCGGTTCCCCGGACCCCGGCCCGCTCGCCGGATCCGACGGACAGGGCCCGGGCCCGCTCGTTCCCGTGGACGCCCAGGAGGCCACCGCATGA
- a CDS encoding SpoIIE family protein phosphatase gives MSRDGTGRAGPPPDSGEPTPVTAGDRPLVSVPSDEERSRILDQLPVPVAYFGRDMVLALANRAAGESVDRPVASLLGLLPGEIEPGLYLEGGKGLVEAIERVLRTGQAEPYETQLTMKGSEHIWQAAMSPVRDAAGEVQGVSVVILDTTEQVRARRRLALLNKAGMRIGSTLDVGRTAEELAELAVEDFADFVTVDLLSEVVAGDEARSVLHRDSINFHRAAQCSVLEGCPESVVAVGDTHAYEPDSVVGRTLIKGEPTRMVLDDAALRRWTTIEPARSQSMRDHRIHSVMVVPLKARGIILGTTLFCRHRTPGAFSAADLQLAAELVSRAAVCVDNARRYTRERATALALQRSLLPRRAARQRAVEVTARYLPNADGAGIGGDWFDVIPLSGARVALVVGDVVGHGLHAAATMGRLRTAVRTLADVDLAPDELLTQLDDLALALDREQPADGPEGGQVAGATCLYAVYDPATGHCTMARAGHPEPVVTRPGGSAELLRLPPGPPLGVGGLPFESAEFELPENSRIALYTDGLIETAGRDTAQALAELRDLLGRPARSIEEACDTVMESLVTEHPNDDVALLLARTRRLDADHYASWDLPSDPAVVSDARRRAAAQLAAWGLDDAVFTTELVVSELVTNAIRYGGDPIRLRLIRDTALICEVFDGSSTAPHLRRARMLDEGGRGLLLVASLTERWGTRYTGTGKTIWAEQPLPVVEEPDPA, from the coding sequence ATGAGCAGGGACGGGACGGGCCGAGCGGGCCCGCCTCCGGACAGCGGCGAGCCCACGCCGGTGACTGCGGGTGACCGGCCGCTCGTCTCCGTGCCCTCGGACGAGGAACGCTCCAGGATTCTCGACCAGCTGCCGGTGCCGGTGGCCTACTTCGGCCGGGACATGGTCCTCGCCCTGGCCAACCGGGCGGCGGGGGAGTCGGTGGACAGACCCGTGGCGTCGCTGCTGGGGCTGCTGCCAGGTGAGATCGAGCCCGGACTGTACCTGGAGGGCGGGAAGGGGCTCGTCGAAGCCATCGAACGGGTGCTGAGGACGGGCCAGGCGGAGCCGTACGAGACGCAGCTCACGATGAAGGGGAGCGAGCACATCTGGCAGGCGGCCATGTCGCCCGTACGTGATGCCGCCGGTGAGGTCCAGGGGGTGTCCGTCGTGATACTCGACACCACCGAGCAGGTCCGGGCACGCCGTCGTCTGGCCTTGCTGAACAAGGCCGGCATGCGGATCGGCAGCACCCTCGACGTGGGCCGTACCGCCGAGGAACTGGCCGAGCTCGCCGTCGAGGACTTCGCGGACTTCGTCACCGTCGACCTGTTGTCCGAGGTGGTGGCGGGCGACGAGGCGCGTTCGGTGCTGCACCGCGACTCGATCAATTTCCACCGGGCCGCCCAGTGCTCCGTCCTCGAAGGGTGCCCCGAGTCGGTCGTCGCGGTCGGTGACACCCACGCCTACGAGCCCGACTCCGTGGTGGGCCGCACACTGATCAAGGGGGAGCCTACGCGCATGGTTCTCGACGACGCGGCGCTGCGCCGCTGGACCACGATCGAACCCGCACGGTCGCAGAGCATGCGTGACCACAGGATCCATTCGGTGATGGTGGTCCCGCTCAAGGCGCGCGGCATCATCCTCGGCACCACACTGTTCTGCCGGCACCGCACACCGGGGGCGTTCAGTGCGGCGGATCTGCAGCTCGCGGCCGAGCTCGTGTCACGCGCAGCCGTCTGCGTGGACAACGCCCGGCGCTACACACGCGAGAGGGCCACGGCACTCGCACTGCAACGCAGCCTGCTGCCGCGCAGGGCCGCCCGCCAGCGGGCCGTCGAGGTCACCGCACGCTACCTCCCGAACGCCGACGGCGCGGGGATCGGCGGGGACTGGTTCGACGTCATCCCGCTGTCCGGCGCGCGGGTCGCGCTGGTGGTCGGTGACGTCGTCGGCCACGGCCTGCACGCCGCGGCCACCATGGGCCGGCTCCGCACCGCCGTACGGACGCTCGCCGATGTCGACCTGGCACCCGACGAGTTGCTCACCCAGCTGGACGACCTGGCGCTCGCCCTCGACCGCGAACAGCCCGCGGACGGACCCGAGGGCGGCCAGGTCGCGGGCGCGACCTGCCTGTACGCCGTGTACGACCCGGCCACCGGACACTGCACGATGGCGCGGGCCGGCCACCCCGAGCCGGTAGTCACCCGTCCCGGCGGCTCCGCCGAACTGCTGCGGCTTCCTCCCGGGCCACCCCTCGGAGTGGGCGGACTCCCCTTCGAGTCGGCCGAGTTCGAGCTTCCCGAGAACAGTCGGATCGCCCTGTACACGGACGGCCTGATCGAGACGGCCGGCAGGGACACCGCCCAGGCGCTCGCCGAGCTGCGCGATCTGCTCGGCCGTCCCGCCCGATCCATCGAAGAGGCTTGTGACACCGTCATGGAGTCACTGGTCACCGAGCACCCGAACGACGACGTCGCGTTGCTGCTGGCCCGTACCCGGCGTCTCGACGCCGACCACTACGCCTCGTGGGACCTTCCCTCCGACCCGGCCGTCGTCTCGGACGCCCGTAGGCGTGCTGCCGCCCAACTCGCGGCCTGGGGCCTGGACGACGCGGTGTTCACCACTGAACTCGTCGTCAGCGAGCTGGTCACCAACGCCATCCGCTACGGCGGCGATCCCATCCGGCTCCGCCTCATCCGGGACACCGCGCTCATCTGCGAGGTGTTCGACGGCAGCAGCACCGCCCCGCATCTGCGCCGCGCCCGGATGCTCGACGAAGGCGGACGCGGTCTCCTGCTCGTGGCGAGCCTCACCGAGCGCTGGGGCACCCGCTACACCGGTACGGGCAAGACCATCTGGGCCGAACAGCCGCTTCCGGTCGTCGAGGAGCCGGACCCGGCCTGA
- a CDS encoding MarR family winged helix-turn-helix transcriptional regulator, whose protein sequence is MAASRRGDQDAVAKVVEDWARERPELDTSPLEVLARLHRSFLRYSTGLTESIERHGLSVAGFDVLTALRRSGAPYRLTAGQLADSGLVSSAGVTLRIDRLEKDGLIVRERDTQDRRVVYSRLTEKGLATVDTAFAEHLDNENRMLGGLSPSERRQLARLLRKLEISILDADEDRGVAGR, encoded by the coding sequence ATGGCAGCATCGAGGCGCGGGGACCAGGACGCCGTGGCGAAGGTGGTCGAGGACTGGGCACGTGAACGTCCGGAACTGGACACGAGCCCGCTCGAGGTCCTCGCCCGCCTCCACCGCTCCTTCCTCCGCTACAGCACCGGACTCACCGAATCCATCGAGCGGCACGGCCTGTCCGTGGCCGGCTTCGACGTCCTGACCGCGCTGCGCAGGTCCGGCGCGCCCTACCGGCTCACGGCCGGACAGCTCGCCGACTCCGGGCTGGTGTCGTCGGCGGGGGTGACACTGCGGATCGACCGCCTGGAGAAGGACGGCCTCATCGTCCGCGAACGGGACACCCAGGACCGCCGGGTCGTCTACTCCCGCCTGACCGAGAAGGGCCTCGCGACGGTGGACACGGCCTTCGCCGAGCACCTGGACAACGAGAACCGGATGCTCGGAGGCCTGTCCCCCTCCGAGCGCCGGCAGCTGGCGAGGCTGCTCCGCAAGCTGGAGATCTCGATCCTCGACGCCGACGAGGATCGGGGTGTCGCCGGGCGGTAG
- a CDS encoding aldehyde dehydrogenase: MLQFPTEILIAGQWRRGAGEPVDTIDPANGRVLATVHSATPGEVAEAAEAAAQAVADPAWRDLPAHERARLLHRIGELTEQAADELSALQTADTGKTLTETRALALSAAGTFRYMAAVLETAEDAVTPSRGPYVTVSTHEPIGVVGAINPWNSPVASDAQKIAPALAAGNAVILKPAAWTPLVSLALGRLISRALDEFRLPAALLSVLPGSGRVVGDAIVRHPLVGRIGFTGGTSTGRSIAGIAARKLIPASLELGGKSPTIVRADADIEQALSGVLFGIFSSSGQSCIAGSRLFVAREIYDSFLGELVERVRELRVGPGTDPATQVGPLVHHRHRDSVAAYVDLARAEGARVLCGGSAPEGEPYEDGAYYLPTVLDGLPNTSRTCQEEIFGPVLVALPYDDEDDLVRQANDSVYGLACGIWTRDLRAAGALARRIEAGTVWINTYKQFSASTPFSGWKDSGLGTEKGRDAIRAYQRQKSLYWGVSDHPLPWAN, translated from the coding sequence GTGCTGCAGTTCCCCACCGAAATCCTGATCGCGGGCCAGTGGCGGCGTGGCGCGGGAGAGCCCGTCGACACGATCGATCCCGCGAACGGCCGTGTCCTCGCCACCGTCCACTCGGCAACGCCCGGCGAGGTCGCCGAGGCGGCCGAGGCCGCCGCGCAGGCCGTGGCCGACCCGGCCTGGCGGGACCTGCCCGCTCACGAGCGGGCCCGGCTGCTGCACCGGATCGGTGAGCTCACCGAGCAGGCGGCCGACGAGCTCTCCGCCCTCCAGACCGCCGACACCGGCAAGACCCTCACCGAGACCAGGGCGCTCGCGCTCAGCGCCGCGGGCACCTTCCGCTACATGGCGGCCGTCCTGGAGACGGCCGAGGACGCGGTGACCCCGTCCCGCGGCCCGTACGTCACCGTGAGCACGCACGAGCCGATCGGTGTCGTCGGCGCGATCAACCCGTGGAACTCCCCGGTCGCCAGCGACGCGCAGAAGATCGCACCCGCGCTCGCCGCGGGGAACGCGGTGATCCTCAAGCCCGCCGCCTGGACCCCGCTGGTGTCCCTGGCACTCGGGCGACTGATCTCCCGGGCGCTGGACGAGTTCCGGCTGCCTGCCGCCCTGCTCTCCGTACTCCCCGGCAGCGGGCGGGTCGTGGGTGACGCCATCGTGCGCCACCCGCTCGTCGGCCGCATCGGCTTCACCGGAGGCACCTCGACAGGGCGCTCCATCGCCGGGATCGCCGCCCGGAAGCTGATACCCGCCTCACTGGAGCTGGGCGGCAAGTCGCCGACGATCGTGCGTGCCGACGCGGACATCGAACAGGCCCTCTCCGGAGTGCTGTTCGGGATCTTCTCGTCCAGCGGCCAGTCCTGCATCGCGGGCTCACGGCTCTTCGTGGCCCGCGAGATCTACGACTCCTTCCTCGGCGAACTCGTCGAGCGGGTACGCGAGCTGCGGGTCGGCCCCGGCACCGACCCGGCCACCCAGGTCGGCCCTCTGGTGCACCACCGCCACCGGGACTCCGTCGCCGCCTACGTCGACCTCGCCAGGGCCGAAGGTGCGCGGGTGCTCTGCGGCGGATCGGCGCCCGAGGGCGAACCGTACGAGGACGGGGCGTACTACCTGCCCACCGTTCTCGACGGGCTCCCGAACACCTCGCGCACCTGCCAGGAGGAGATCTTCGGCCCGGTCCTGGTCGCCCTGCCCTACGACGACGAGGACGATCTGGTCCGCCAGGCCAACGACTCCGTCTACGGCCTGGCCTGCGGGATCTGGACCCGCGACCTGCGAGCCGCCGGCGCCCTGGCGCGCCGGATCGAGGCCGGAACCGTCTGGATCAACACCTACAAGCAGTTCAGCGCCTCCACCCCGTTCAGCGGGTGGAAGGACAGCGGCCTCGGCACGGAGAAGGGCCGCGACGCGATCCGCGCCTACCAGCGCCAGAAGTCCCTGTACTGGGGCGTCTCGGACCACCCGCTCCCGTGGGCCAACTGA
- a CDS encoding MFS transporter: MTTVAGKPALGSIAARLERLPHSRWHVKVRFLIGAVTFFEAFDQLLAASALPVLMKEWHLSTGQATFAVTSASVGMLLGALAAGWLGDRIGRVRTVALGVVVTGLASLAVALSGSIETFSLFRFLQGLGIGGVVPVAATYINEIARSDKRGRFVLLYEMIFPAGLAAATLLAVWVVPAFGWRAMFLVGALPVVIGAMLPRHVQESPRWLLSRGRTAEAEAAIARIEAEVARATSEELPAPAPSADAPNEPKGSLGDLFRGRYLRRTAVLSGLWFVAYYVNHGISTWLPSLYTKEFGLDLTTALVYTLLSNVTGLLGTFVVAMLIDRIGRRPALIGAFVGTVLSLAVLALAGATSGGQVALFASCTTFFLYAINAGLYLYSPELYPTSNRARGAAFGGLWNRCGVILGPVAVGAVIGAGGGLALVFAQLAVVGAVGAVIAWFAVETKGRTLEELNA, translated from the coding sequence ATGACGACTGTGGCCGGCAAGCCCGCTCTCGGCTCCATCGCCGCGAGACTCGAACGACTGCCGCACTCCCGCTGGCACGTCAAGGTCCGGTTCCTGATCGGCGCCGTCACCTTCTTCGAGGCGTTCGACCAGCTACTTGCCGCATCCGCGCTGCCCGTACTGATGAAGGAATGGCACCTGTCCACCGGGCAGGCCACCTTCGCCGTCACCTCCGCCTCCGTCGGCATGCTGCTCGGCGCTCTCGCCGCCGGCTGGCTGGGGGACCGGATCGGGCGGGTGCGCACCGTCGCACTGGGTGTCGTCGTCACCGGCCTCGCCAGCCTCGCGGTCGCCCTGTCCGGCAGCATCGAGACCTTCTCGCTCTTCCGGTTCCTCCAGGGACTCGGGATCGGCGGGGTCGTTCCGGTGGCGGCCACGTACATCAACGAGATCGCACGGTCCGACAAGCGCGGTCGCTTCGTCCTGCTGTACGAGATGATCTTCCCGGCCGGGCTGGCGGCCGCCACGCTGCTCGCGGTCTGGGTGGTCCCCGCCTTCGGCTGGCGCGCGATGTTCCTCGTGGGGGCCCTGCCGGTGGTGATCGGCGCGATGCTGCCGCGTCACGTCCAGGAGTCCCCACGCTGGCTGCTGTCCCGTGGGCGTACGGCCGAGGCCGAGGCCGCCATCGCCCGCATCGAGGCGGAGGTCGCCCGCGCGACGTCCGAGGAGCTACCCGCCCCGGCACCGTCCGCCGATGCGCCGAACGAACCCAAGGGCTCCCTGGGGGACCTGTTCCGGGGGCGCTACCTGCGGCGCACGGCCGTCCTGTCGGGGCTGTGGTTCGTGGCGTACTACGTGAACCACGGCATCTCCACCTGGCTGCCTTCGCTCTACACGAAGGAGTTCGGCCTGGATCTGACCACAGCGCTCGTCTACACCCTGCTGAGCAATGTCACCGGCCTGCTGGGCACCTTCGTCGTGGCCATGCTGATCGACCGGATCGGCCGCAGGCCTGCCCTGATCGGCGCGTTCGTCGGCACCGTGCTCTCGCTCGCCGTCCTGGCTCTCGCGGGTGCGACATCGGGCGGCCAGGTCGCCCTGTTCGCCTCCTGTACGACCTTCTTCCTGTACGCCATCAACGCGGGCCTCTACCTCTACTCCCCCGAGCTCTACCCCACGTCCAACCGGGCCAGGGGTGCGGCGTTCGGCGGCCTGTGGAACCGGTGCGGGGTCATCCTGGGCCCGGTGGCCGTGGGCGCCGTCATCGGGGCGGGCGGCGGGCTGGCCCTGGTCTTCGCGCAGCTCGCGGTGGTGGGCGCGGTGGGAGCCGTGATCGCCTGGTTCGCCGTGGAGACCAAGGGCCGGACGCTGGAGGAACTCAACGCCTGA